In Sceloporus undulatus isolate JIND9_A2432 ecotype Alabama chromosome 7, SceUnd_v1.1, whole genome shotgun sequence, one DNA window encodes the following:
- the SHD gene encoding SH2 domain-containing adapter protein D isoform X4 codes for MAKWLKDYLSFGSRRSPPQPPKPDYTESEILKAYRAQKSLDFEDPYEDGDGKPDTDPGGSPNKAATPGTGPDGKYGSPKHRLIKVEASDLNRSKALLATTDEEGIPDQPPGESEYSDPFDAHREPKGDGDEEPGSENNGYMEPYDAQKVVVDFQSKNDWDERKVKKSRIGLQLYDTPYEEKDTEVDPEGSSIEKPRESRLPQDDERPADEYDQPWEWKKNHISRAFAVDIQETKVLPWPPPVGQLTESEEALDPEVQFESPEWERTSSASSSHKERWRPPKHPAGSSKFGRSQSPENSLAVAERVDPSLPLENQAWFHGTIKQSRRGVPPDALQEGSYLVRNSETSRNDFSLSLR; via the exons ATGGCCAAGTGGCTGAAGGATTACTTGAGTTTTGGGAGCAGGAGGTCTCCCCCGCAGCCTCCCAAACCAGACTACACAGAGAGCGAGATCTTAAAGGCCTACCGGGCACAGAAGAGCTTAGATTTTGAAGATCCCTATGAAGATGGTGATGGGAAACCTGATACGGATCCTGGCGGGTCTCCCAACAAGGCGGCAACTCCCGGCACCGGCCCAGATGGAAAATATGGTTCTCCAAAGCACAGGCTTATCAAAGTAGAAGCCTCGGACCTGAATAGGAGCAAAGCGCTTTTGGCCACAACGGATGAGGAAGGGATACCAGATCAG CCCCCTGGTGAGAGTGAATACTCAGATCCATTTGATGCGCACCGGGAGCCCAAAGGAGACGGAGATGAAGAGCCTGGCTCGGAGAATAATGGATACATGGAACCCTATGATGCCCAGAAGGTGGTGGTGG ATTTCCAGAGCAAAAATGACTGGGATGAGCGAAAGGTGAAGAAATCACGGATCGGATTGCAGTTGTACGACACTCCCTACGAAGAGAAGGATACAGAGGTTGACCCAGAGGGCTCCTCCATTGAAAAACCCCGTGAGAGCCGTTTGCCTCAGGATGATGAGCGGCCGGCTGACGAATACGACCAACCTTGGGAATGGAAGAAGAACCACATTTCTCGGGCTTTTGCAG TAGACATTCAGGAGACTAAAGTCTTGCCCTGGCCACCACCGGTAGGACAACTCACGGAGAGTGAGGAAGCCCTAGATCCAGAAG TGCAATTTGAGAGCCCAGAATGGGAGCGGACGTCCTCAGCCTCTTCCAGCCACAAAGAGCGTTGGCGTCCCCCAAAACACCCGGCGGGGAGTTCGAAGTTTGGACGGTCCCAGAGCCCCGAAAATAGCCTTGCTGTAGCCGAGAGAGTAGACCCTTCGTTGCCGCTGGAAAACCAAGC GTGGTTCCATGGCACCATAAAGCAGAGCCGACGCGGAGTCCCTCCTGACGCTTTGCAAGAAGGGAGCTACTTGGTCCGGAACAGTGAGACCAGTCGCAACGACTTCTCCCTCTCGCTCAGGTAA
- the SHD gene encoding SH2 domain-containing adapter protein D isoform X2 — protein sequence MAKWLKDYLSFGSRRSPPQPPKPDYTESEILKAYRAQKSLDFEDPYEDGDGKPDTDPGGSPNKAATPGTGPDGKYGSPKHRLIKVEASDLNRSKALLATTDEEGIPDQPPGESEYSDPFDAHREPKGDGDEEPGSENNGYMEPYDAQKVVVDFQSKNDWDERKVKKSRIGLQLYDTPYEEKDTEVDPEGSSIEKPRESRLPQDDERPADEYDQPWEWKKNHISRAFADIQETKVLPWPPPVGQLTESEEALDPEVQFESPEWERTSSASSSHKERWRPPKHPAGSSKFGRSQSPENSLAVAERVDPSLPLENQAWFHGTISRADAESLLTLCKEGSYLVRNSETSRNDFSLSLRSCQGFMHMKFTRTKENKYVLGQNSAPFDSIPEVIHYYTSQELPVKGVEHFSLLYPVAVQTL from the exons ATGGCCAAGTGGCTGAAGGATTACTTGAGTTTTGGGAGCAGGAGGTCTCCCCCGCAGCCTCCCAAACCAGACTACACAGAGAGCGAGATCTTAAAGGCCTACCGGGCACAGAAGAGCTTAGATTTTGAAGATCCCTATGAAGATGGTGATGGGAAACCTGATACGGATCCTGGCGGGTCTCCCAACAAGGCGGCAACTCCCGGCACCGGCCCAGATGGAAAATATGGTTCTCCAAAGCACAGGCTTATCAAAGTAGAAGCCTCGGACCTGAATAGGAGCAAAGCGCTTTTGGCCACAACGGATGAGGAAGGGATACCAGATCAG CCCCCTGGTGAGAGTGAATACTCAGATCCATTTGATGCGCACCGGGAGCCCAAAGGAGACGGAGATGAAGAGCCTGGCTCGGAGAATAATGGATACATGGAACCCTATGATGCCCAGAAGGTGGTGGTGG ATTTCCAGAGCAAAAATGACTGGGATGAGCGAAAGGTGAAGAAATCACGGATCGGATTGCAGTTGTACGACACTCCCTACGAAGAGAAGGATACAGAGGTTGACCCAGAGGGCTCCTCCATTGAAAAACCCCGTGAGAGCCGTTTGCCTCAGGATGATGAGCGGCCGGCTGACGAATACGACCAACCTTGGGAATGGAAGAAGAACCACATTTCTCGGGCTTTTGCAG ACATTCAGGAGACTAAAGTCTTGCCCTGGCCACCACCGGTAGGACAACTCACGGAGAGTGAGGAAGCCCTAGATCCAGAAG TGCAATTTGAGAGCCCAGAATGGGAGCGGACGTCCTCAGCCTCTTCCAGCCACAAAGAGCGTTGGCGTCCCCCAAAACACCCGGCGGGGAGTTCGAAGTTTGGACGGTCCCAGAGCCCCGAAAATAGCCTTGCTGTAGCCGAGAGAGTAGACCCTTCGTTGCCGCTGGAAAACCAAGC GTGGTTCCATGGCACAATAAGCAGAGCCGACGCGGAGTCCCTCCTGACGCTTTGCAAAGAAGGGAGCTACTTGGTCCGGAACAGTGAGACCAGTCGCAACGACTTCTCCCTCTCGCTCAG GAGTTGCCAAGGATTTATGCACATGAAGTTCACCCGGACCAAGGAGAACAAGTACGTCTTGGGCCAAAACAGCGCTCCTTTCGACAGCATCCCGGAGGTCATCCATTACTACACGTCCCAGGAGCTGCCAGTCAAAGGAGTGGAACATTTCTCCTTGCTCTATCCTGTGGCCGTTCAGACTCTGTGA
- the SHD gene encoding SH2 domain-containing adapter protein D isoform X3: MAKWLKDYLSFGSRRSPPQPPKPDYTESEILKAYRAQKSLDFEDPYEDGDGKPDTDPGGSPNKAATPGTGPDGKYGSPKHRLIKVEASDLNRSKALLATTDEEGIPDQPPGESEYSDPFDAHREPKGDGDEEPGSENNGYMEPYDAQKVVVDFQSKNDWDERKVKKSRIGLQLYDTPYEEKDTEVDPEGSSIEKPRESRLPQDDERPADEYDQPWEWKKNHISRAFAVQFESPEWERTSSASSSHKERWRPPKHPAGSSKFGRSQSPENSLAVAERVDPSLPLENQAWFHGTISRADAESLLTLCKEGSYLVRNSETSRNDFSLSLRSCQGFMHMKFTRTKENKYVLGQNSAPFDSIPEVIHYYTSQELPVKGVEHFSLLYPVAVQTL; the protein is encoded by the exons ATGGCCAAGTGGCTGAAGGATTACTTGAGTTTTGGGAGCAGGAGGTCTCCCCCGCAGCCTCCCAAACCAGACTACACAGAGAGCGAGATCTTAAAGGCCTACCGGGCACAGAAGAGCTTAGATTTTGAAGATCCCTATGAAGATGGTGATGGGAAACCTGATACGGATCCTGGCGGGTCTCCCAACAAGGCGGCAACTCCCGGCACCGGCCCAGATGGAAAATATGGTTCTCCAAAGCACAGGCTTATCAAAGTAGAAGCCTCGGACCTGAATAGGAGCAAAGCGCTTTTGGCCACAACGGATGAGGAAGGGATACCAGATCAG CCCCCTGGTGAGAGTGAATACTCAGATCCATTTGATGCGCACCGGGAGCCCAAAGGAGACGGAGATGAAGAGCCTGGCTCGGAGAATAATGGATACATGGAACCCTATGATGCCCAGAAGGTGGTGGTGG ATTTCCAGAGCAAAAATGACTGGGATGAGCGAAAGGTGAAGAAATCACGGATCGGATTGCAGTTGTACGACACTCCCTACGAAGAGAAGGATACAGAGGTTGACCCAGAGGGCTCCTCCATTGAAAAACCCCGTGAGAGCCGTTTGCCTCAGGATGATGAGCGGCCGGCTGACGAATACGACCAACCTTGGGAATGGAAGAAGAACCACATTTCTCGGGCTTTTGCAG TGCAATTTGAGAGCCCAGAATGGGAGCGGACGTCCTCAGCCTCTTCCAGCCACAAAGAGCGTTGGCGTCCCCCAAAACACCCGGCGGGGAGTTCGAAGTTTGGACGGTCCCAGAGCCCCGAAAATAGCCTTGCTGTAGCCGAGAGAGTAGACCCTTCGTTGCCGCTGGAAAACCAAGC GTGGTTCCATGGCACAATAAGCAGAGCCGACGCGGAGTCCCTCCTGACGCTTTGCAAAGAAGGGAGCTACTTGGTCCGGAACAGTGAGACCAGTCGCAACGACTTCTCCCTCTCGCTCAG GAGTTGCCAAGGATTTATGCACATGAAGTTCACCCGGACCAAGGAGAACAAGTACGTCTTGGGCCAAAACAGCGCTCCTTTCGACAGCATCCCGGAGGTCATCCATTACTACACGTCCCAGGAGCTGCCAGTCAAAGGAGTGGAACATTTCTCCTTGCTCTATCCTGTGGCCGTTCAGACTCTGTGA
- the SHD gene encoding SH2 domain-containing adapter protein D isoform X1: protein MAKWLKDYLSFGSRRSPPQPPKPDYTESEILKAYRAQKSLDFEDPYEDGDGKPDTDPGGSPNKAATPGTGPDGKYGSPKHRLIKVEASDLNRSKALLATTDEEGIPDQPPGESEYSDPFDAHREPKGDGDEEPGSENNGYMEPYDAQKVVVDFQSKNDWDERKVKKSRIGLQLYDTPYEEKDTEVDPEGSSIEKPRESRLPQDDERPADEYDQPWEWKKNHISRAFAVDIQETKVLPWPPPVGQLTESEEALDPEVQFESPEWERTSSASSSHKERWRPPKHPAGSSKFGRSQSPENSLAVAERVDPSLPLENQAWFHGTISRADAESLLTLCKEGSYLVRNSETSRNDFSLSLRSCQGFMHMKFTRTKENKYVLGQNSAPFDSIPEVIHYYTSQELPVKGVEHFSLLYPVAVQTL from the exons ATGGCCAAGTGGCTGAAGGATTACTTGAGTTTTGGGAGCAGGAGGTCTCCCCCGCAGCCTCCCAAACCAGACTACACAGAGAGCGAGATCTTAAAGGCCTACCGGGCACAGAAGAGCTTAGATTTTGAAGATCCCTATGAAGATGGTGATGGGAAACCTGATACGGATCCTGGCGGGTCTCCCAACAAGGCGGCAACTCCCGGCACCGGCCCAGATGGAAAATATGGTTCTCCAAAGCACAGGCTTATCAAAGTAGAAGCCTCGGACCTGAATAGGAGCAAAGCGCTTTTGGCCACAACGGATGAGGAAGGGATACCAGATCAG CCCCCTGGTGAGAGTGAATACTCAGATCCATTTGATGCGCACCGGGAGCCCAAAGGAGACGGAGATGAAGAGCCTGGCTCGGAGAATAATGGATACATGGAACCCTATGATGCCCAGAAGGTGGTGGTGG ATTTCCAGAGCAAAAATGACTGGGATGAGCGAAAGGTGAAGAAATCACGGATCGGATTGCAGTTGTACGACACTCCCTACGAAGAGAAGGATACAGAGGTTGACCCAGAGGGCTCCTCCATTGAAAAACCCCGTGAGAGCCGTTTGCCTCAGGATGATGAGCGGCCGGCTGACGAATACGACCAACCTTGGGAATGGAAGAAGAACCACATTTCTCGGGCTTTTGCAG TAGACATTCAGGAGACTAAAGTCTTGCCCTGGCCACCACCGGTAGGACAACTCACGGAGAGTGAGGAAGCCCTAGATCCAGAAG TGCAATTTGAGAGCCCAGAATGGGAGCGGACGTCCTCAGCCTCTTCCAGCCACAAAGAGCGTTGGCGTCCCCCAAAACACCCGGCGGGGAGTTCGAAGTTTGGACGGTCCCAGAGCCCCGAAAATAGCCTTGCTGTAGCCGAGAGAGTAGACCCTTCGTTGCCGCTGGAAAACCAAGC GTGGTTCCATGGCACAATAAGCAGAGCCGACGCGGAGTCCCTCCTGACGCTTTGCAAAGAAGGGAGCTACTTGGTCCGGAACAGTGAGACCAGTCGCAACGACTTCTCCCTCTCGCTCAG GAGTTGCCAAGGATTTATGCACATGAAGTTCACCCGGACCAAGGAGAACAAGTACGTCTTGGGCCAAAACAGCGCTCCTTTCGACAGCATCCCGGAGGTCATCCATTACTACACGTCCCAGGAGCTGCCAGTCAAAGGAGTGGAACATTTCTCCTTGCTCTATCCTGTGGCCGTTCAGACTCTGTGA